One window of Dermacentor andersoni chromosome 7, qqDerAnde1_hic_scaffold, whole genome shotgun sequence genomic DNA carries:
- the LOC126534160 gene encoding uncharacterized protein, producing MALRYLCLAVACTALPFAVASIFPGSACDFTGIDVEGAVARLIAKLPDDVVTGSEEFYPVIAGFEVRAFDATGFRKLQQFGPAMPHCVNGTRRVQVEFINTGDVVLVAPWRHCSGLQGTFRLRSALSSFKTHFHIGLGERDNDIKLSYHGPTLPLTTDNVQVNVGGAWPNANTVAGILAIVFPAVVRELWNAQFFFRLSQAFDEALN from the exons ATGGCGCTTCGTTATCTTTGCTTGGCGGTCGCCTGCACGGCTCTACCGTTCGCAGTAGCGAGTATCTTTCCAG GATCAGCGTGTGACTTCACTGGTATAGACGTGGAAGGCGCTGTTGCGAGACTGATTGCCAAGCTTCCCGATGACGTGGTCACTGGCTCCGAAGAATTTTACCCTGTCATTGCTGGCTTTGAAGTAAGAGCTTTCGATGCGACTGGATTCCGAAAGCTGCAGCAGTTTGGTCCGGCAATGCCGCACTGCGTCAATGGCACCCGCAGGGTGCAAGTAGAGTTCATCAACACAGGCGACGTCGTTCTGGTAGCGCCCTGGAGACACTGTTCTGGACTACAAGGCACATTTCGTCTACGTTCCGCGCTATCTAGTTTCAAGACGCACTTCCACATTGGACTCGGTGAGAGAGATAACGACATCAAGCTCTCTTACCACGGACCCACACTTCCGTTGACAACCGATAACGTCCAGGTCAACGTAGGCGGCGCCTGGCCAAATGCAAACACAGTGGCTGGAATCCTGGCCATAGTGTTTCCGGCAGTAGTCCGGGAGTTATGGAATGCGCAGTTTTTTTTCCGACTCAgccaagcttttgatgaagcgctTAATTAG